DNA from Aphis gossypii isolate Hap1 chromosome 3, ASM2018417v2, whole genome shotgun sequence:
TGCAAGTCATGCAATGAAAAAATCGGGGTTAGGAGGTCTACAAGATTATTGCACCAAAACAGGATTAcatcaaaaatcaattttagaaGCTTGGAAATTGaacaatcaattaattaatcaactcAACATAAATGTgccatcattaaaattaaataccgaTTTAGACATGACACCGCCCACACCAATACAAGTATAACaggttattaattacaatatagtcttacaataatgaaaaatttattatctgtAGGTAAAGCAAATAAGACAAATTGTATTAGCTGGCATGTTAGATAGAGTTGCAAGGCGATTAACCACCaatgaattaaatagaaaTGGAATAAGGCCAAATAAGGCTGCTTATTATGCATCAAATTTAACAGaaatagtatacatacacaacagtagtgttttaaaaaaaagtaaaccaGAATGGTTAATTTATCAGGAGATATTTCAAGTACaagacaaaatgtatattaaaggtatataaatattaaattaaattataataatatttacattaacttaattaaggttttaatttttaactataaaacttATACCAAATCAGATTTaacatgtattaatttataacaattcaattattaaggTCTTACTGCAATTGAACCGGAATGGTTACCCGTGTATGCTAATAGattatgtaaaacattaaaagtatTGGATGACCCTACACCCAGGTATGATGAAGAAACTGAAAAAATGTTCTGTACAGTTAATGCGActtatggtaatttattttactaatttttgtcTGAACACTGTAATCCAATAAaagagttaaaattaaattttattcaggTCAAGCTGGATGGTCATTACCACAAGCTGAGATTGAATTTCcagatattgaaaaaaaatattgttggttAGCATTTTTTATACTGAGTGGAAACGTTTTTCCACAGTTGAAAGATTTTAGACAACATTTGTTGTCCGAACCCGATCTCATAGTAAAACCTTggctaaaattgtaaatatatattccatGTTATAAGAACAATATATGATgaacaatttcattattttattttatttttttttagcctaAAAGAATCATTTTATTTGCTTACACAAACATTAATCAAAAACCGCGATGATtcaccaaaaaaaattaaagaacatTGGTTAAAAAAGCCaacatgtaaatttttattgacttaatcataaaatattggatgttaacaaaatttaacaaaatctttattttgttttttttttttagatttgttgGAAGAATATTTAACATGGTTACCACAATCAGCTCATAAAGAAGTAAAATTGATATGGccaccattgtaaaattaataatcacagACTTTCTGCCAaatgactaaataatataaataaatttttatacaatctcATCTTCGTCAATTTCTGAACCAACATCTTCATCAACTGTCATTTCATCTGAGCTCCTATTTTCTTCACTCGGCTTAGTTGTTCGATCTTTTTtctagaattatatatttttttattagtgtattttaaaatgaataatacgtgatatacaatttaaaaaaaaattgtaacatagttactttttgttttaaagcaTTTCTCAATCCACTTGTTTGAGTTTGGCTTATAGATGTCATCAATGATAATGAAGGTGCTGAAAGTTCAAGACTCTTCAATTCATTTAACATTTCAGATctctaaaaattgataaaaaaattaatacaatttgttataaaacataacaaaatatattaccttttggctcttttgttttttttctataatttttaatagtgctTTTCTTTGTCTACTAGTCagcttttttttcttaatagcTTCTGTATCTGTttggttttcattttttttagacttatttttctgtaaattgattttcagaatatattattgttttaacattcTTTGGGTAAACAATAAAcactaaaattcaatatttcttaGAGCAGCcaatttctcaaaaataatagaGAATCTTACAACACATTTgggtgttaatattatacagttatgtCTAAATATAAGAAgcctttaaattaaaaatattcaaaagtgATAtgaccaataattataaaaggtatcaaaaacaatctaaaatagtattattttataggttattAGAAGTTATCATAGATATTAGAAATTTTTcactataattcattataatatcaacacCTTCATAAGCTGAAGAATATTTCAAGTGTTTTTCGACTAGCAGTTTGTGAagtgtcaattattattaccactattaattattagatcttatttatcattaatactgCTGCTGACAACAAAGGaccaattttaatgtttttatttactcttaaatttaatgaaaagtgATTCTTGTTCATAAGCAAGTCTtccaatattacattattatttatttttttacgtactacctatgcataaaaaatacattcaagGGCTTtgcaatgaataataataaatatttgtaaactttaataaataccGCCATTGAGTTTctatttttcttcatttttccACACAAACCAGactattaattatgttgtgttggtaaaaaaaatatatgaaattctACAACAAAACTTCTTAACTAGAAGCACAGAattacgttattttattaaattcaagacGGATTGGACGAATGGGCTCAAAACAAAACAAGCAACTCTATATCTATTCATTTATCTATATCTGTGGTGCATACTACCATGTGCGAAGTGCCCATGTGTGGTGATAAAGCGGTGATAATCCCGATCACGAACCAAGTTGGTTCATAAACCACTTTTGTGGTAGACGTAGTTACCATGTTCCGTTGTAGCCAACCTAGATAACCGGGAAACCGGCAACCATGGTTTGCCAATACCGGTGCCAGCAACTACACGTTCCTCGTCAGCGTCGTAATGCGACATTTTCATTGGTGTCGTCCCAGCCGCCGCCCGCCATGTTTAATTATTGGATTGTACCACGGTAGATCTACCTTGGACTGTATAGAACTACAGAGTACAGaccatgaattattaaaatattttatattaatatttattatttaatataaaaaaatattatagtatattttaatttgtggtATAGAATACGGATGTTCGTACACTTATACGCTATGTACGCATTGTTCAGTACTACAACCTGGTACAATgccaatatgtattttacgtATGATGTTGAatcatattttgaaagttCAAAACATAATCTATGGTTCAAATTGTCGAAACAGTAGAGGCATTAACAAcagacttaatattattaaaaaaaaatcgtatttataatgtgttcGACACcgtcgataaaataaaataaattgatccATTTTGTGTCCTCGCGTTCACGTAGAcgtattacacatttaaacCGGGTAAACACTTTCACGTCTGTCGTCCGACAGTCGTGTGTCCAAATTTGAGCTGGTCCCAACTCGCGGTTTAAATAGTGAACGATTGCAATGGACGATCAGAATTCTATACGGTCAACGATGTCGCATTGTCGCTGTAAAAGTGTGAACACGAATTCGGGCTTTGGGCTTAGATGTCTGTCCCGTTTATATTCAACTGTATAGGACTAGCacagatacataataatgtattatatatctgtGAGGACAAGTGTACGATTTTTTTactgaacatattattttataaatggcaCCCATAAGTTATGGGTGTATAATTATGGCGTATGggtcataattatattatattatcggtGTTTATACAAGACAGACCATAGGACAAAAGttgaattttaaagaataaagatataaattatgtaacgtaattataggtatgtatgtcAACTCGGTCGGTGACCATAGTTACACGACTAAAGGTTTGTACTTTAAACTGTTTATAGATTTATGaacttttgatattattttcgtcCGCATCATTATATATGCGTTCGACCGCCACCCAATCACCGATGAGTTCGGTCAGTGTATACCGGTCGGCTATTATCACTTCGCGTTGGCCTTGGCAGTTGGCACTTGACATTCGTAGTTCACCGTTTGCCATAGTTGGTTCATCGCTCATCAGACGTCGTTATTTCTAGTCTGCCACCCCTACCGGTCATCAGTCGATcactaacattttaatatcataaatcatttttcgcTGAACGGTAAAGTACATACACACTTACACacttaatttacaatacataattagtaaataaaactgCTTTAAGCTTATCTAtctcacatattattataaaatatataccgaGCTTATTTCAATCATGTTTTCTTCTATTGGGGCATTACAGAAGACAGTGAGTGCAGTCCCGACCTCCGTACTCAGTACAATAACCAAACGTCTATTGAGCATTAGCCAGAATTCCAAGATGCCTGTTAAAGTGAGACGGATTTCAATCGTTaagagatttttatttttttatcttcacAATATCCGATTTTGACAGGTTGGAGATACCGTGCCAAGCGTAGACTTGTTCGAAAACACACCCGCCAACAAAGTTAACATTTCAGAACTGTGCAATGGAAAAACTGTTATACTTTTCGCAGTTCCCGGAGCATTCACTCCAGGCTGCTCGAAGGTAAATTCTGACATTTTTTACTCTCTTGTATATTGATTACCTGTTaaccatttaattaaatgtatttagacACATTTGCCCGGCTACGTAAACACTGCTGAAGATCTGAAAAGTAAAGGTGTAGATGAAATTGTTTGCGTTTCTGTGAATGATGCCTTTGTCATGGCAGCTTGGGCCCAAGATCAAAAAGCTGAAGgaaaagtaatttttcaaattaccattattattgtttttataaattagttatgtttatttaaatttatggagTTATTGcaaatgaaacaaatatttcaacttaaattcggtagtattaattatttaaataaaaaattgttttaaaattcaattttttttcaaatgttcattatacaaaagtattttaaatctgtcaattaattatcatttatttataaataattaaatgactgAAGGCAAAGACTAATCTACtacatgttaatatttaaatttaaatttaatactgattaataaaattgtatttcccCAGCTATATCTACGTTCAGATTAATAGCCTAAAACAATACATAACTTAagaataaagattaaaatttccattgatttatattacatagtatagaaatatataccttaaattttgctattttaaacatagtttttaaagtatagCTGTATTAATTACCAAATCTGATAAAAGTTTGACCtttaaatattggtataattagtaaaaaaaaatacgtattaaaatatttcaataattcatttttatgttaaaaataaacatatctgATAATTAATGACTTTTAgtttccattattattatttttattgatttaaagtgtagattgtttattatttatactagttGCATTTAATGTGTAAATTTTAGGGCtaggtattatattgattgttcTATTCACCTGTCATCtctacatgtataatatattgaataatcaaTAGTTTGATTTTAACAAAAGTTACTTTGttgaaagtataatttattggagGTTGTCCCAggtgattaaatatataaaaaaaaaaaacactgaaaataaatggtaacatattattacctttagAATTTACATCACGTTTATTAGTTTCTAATACAAtaagttattgaaaa
Protein-coding regions in this window:
- the LOC114123743 gene encoding uncharacterized protein LOC114123743 isoform X3; this encodes MKNKSKKNENQTDTEAIKKKKLTSRQRKALLKIIEKKQKSQKRSEMLNELKSLELSAPSLSLMTSISQTQTSGLRNALKQKKKDRTTKPSEENRSSDEMTVDEDVGSEIDEDEIV
- the LOC114123743 gene encoding uncharacterized protein LOC114123743 isoform X1 → MVTTSTTKVVYEPTWFVIGIITALSPHMGTSHMKNKSKKNENQTDTEAIKKKKLTSRQRKALLKIIEKKQKSQKRSEMLNELKSLELSAPSLSLMTSISQTQTSGLRNALKQKKKDRTTKPSEENRSSDEMTVDEDVGSEIDEDEIV
- the LOC114123807 gene encoding peroxiredoxin-5, mitochondrial isoform X2 yields the protein MPVKVGDTVPSVDLFENTPANKVNISELCNGKTVILFAVPGAFTPGCSKTHLPGYVNTAEDLKSKGVDEIVCVSVNDAFVMAAWAQDQKAEGKVRLLADPNAELTKAFDLAIDLPPLGGTRSKRYSMLIKNGKVEQLNVEPDNTGLSCSLANKIVL
- the LOC114123807 gene encoding peroxiredoxin-5, mitochondrial isoform X1, with the protein product MFSSIGALQKTVSAVPTSVLSTITKRLLSISQNSKMPVKVGDTVPSVDLFENTPANKVNISELCNGKTVILFAVPGAFTPGCSKTHLPGYVNTAEDLKSKGVDEIVCVSVNDAFVMAAWAQDQKAEGKVRLLADPNAELTKAFDLAIDLPPLGGTRSKRYSMLIKNGKVEQLNVEPDNTGLSCSLANKIVL
- the LOC114123743 gene encoding uncharacterized protein LOC114123743 isoform X2 — its product is MKKNRNSMAKNKSKKNENQTDTEAIKKKKLTSRQRKALLKIIEKKQKSQKRSEMLNELKSLELSAPSLSLMTSISQTQTSGLRNALKQKKKDRTTKPSEENRSSDEMTVDEDVGSEIDEDEIV